One region of Vibrio cidicii genomic DNA includes:
- a CDS encoding sugar ABC transporter permease has product MSRVLEKLGTVIVYLFLAVNAILVLGPVLWTVLASFKPGNNLFSSSFGEFAFTLDHYKALFTDTPYLEWYKNTFLLATANMLISLVIVTMTAFVFSRYRFQGKRNVLMSILVLQMFPAFLSMTAIYILLSKMGLIDTYIGLLFVYVTGSLPFMTWLVKGYFDAIPTSLDEAAKIDGAGHMTIFLEIILPLAKPILVFVALVSFTGPWMDFILPTLILRSEEKMTLAIGIFSWITSNSAENFTLFAAGSLLVAVPITLLFVATQKHITTGLVSGAVKE; this is encoded by the coding sequence ATGAGTCGTGTATTAGAAAAGCTGGGGACCGTAATCGTCTATTTGTTCCTCGCCGTCAACGCCATCCTGGTGCTTGGTCCGGTACTGTGGACAGTGCTGGCTTCGTTTAAACCGGGCAACAACCTGTTCAGCTCCTCGTTCGGCGAGTTCGCTTTTACCCTCGACCATTACAAAGCGCTGTTTACCGATACCCCGTATTTGGAGTGGTACAAAAACACCTTTTTGCTCGCCACGGCTAACATGCTGATCTCGCTGGTGATTGTCACCATGACAGCGTTTGTGTTCTCGCGCTACCGCTTTCAGGGCAAACGTAACGTGTTGATGAGCATTTTGGTGTTGCAGATGTTTCCGGCCTTTCTCTCGATGACGGCGATATACATTCTGCTGTCAAAAATGGGCTTGATTGATACCTACATCGGCTTGCTGTTTGTCTACGTGACAGGCTCTCTGCCGTTTATGACTTGGCTGGTGAAAGGCTACTTTGACGCCATTCCCACCTCGCTGGATGAAGCGGCGAAAATCGACGGCGCCGGACACATGACCATCTTCCTTGAGATCATTTTGCCACTCGCCAAACCGATCTTAGTGTTTGTCGCCTTGGTCTCTTTTACCGGCCCTTGGATGGATTTCATCCTGCCGACGCTGATTTTACGCAGCGAAGAGAAGATGACGTTAGCCATCGGCATCTTCAGTTGGATCACCTCCAACTCAGCGGAAAACTTCACCCTGTTTGCTGCGGGCTCGTTACTGGTCGCCGTACCGATCACCTTGCTGTTTGTCGCCACACAAAAACACATCACAACTGGCTTAGTCAGTGGCGCAGTAAAAGAATAA
- a CDS encoding maltose ABC transporter substrate-binding protein produces the protein MKKTWIKAALLATFVSLPAVTYAQDIQPEPGSDLLIWTDTTTLDYMKYAAESFNQDFGYKVKFSFRGLAPIDAASRMIQDGGSARVADIAEIEHDLLGRLVVAGGAMENLVSADRIQSTFLPNATSAAKYAGTSYGFPVSYATLALFYNKDLLPTAPKTFEEIIDFGKGFNNAKENKYALLWDIQNYYESRMFLTLYGAYEFGKGGTDAKDLGINSPLAQQGMSAMKTLKAANNSNPVDMRNPQVRRGLFGEGKVAAIIDGPWAIQGYDNSGVNYGVVPIPTFEGKQPRTFSTVRLAVVSSYSEYPKAAQLFADYLSSDKMLMKRYQMTKSIPPVESLMEKIIVDADEATYAIIAQGFYSDAMPSIPEMGYLWSPMASAITAMWVNDQTPKQVLDHAKAIIEEQIAFQE, from the coding sequence ATGAAAAAGACATGGATAAAAGCAGCGCTACTCGCTACGTTCGTTAGTCTGCCCGCAGTTACTTATGCTCAAGATATTCAGCCGGAACCCGGCTCAGATCTGTTGATCTGGACCGACACCACCACGCTGGACTACATGAAGTACGCGGCAGAGTCGTTTAACCAAGATTTTGGTTACAAGGTGAAGTTTTCATTTCGTGGTTTAGCCCCGATTGATGCTGCGTCACGTATGATTCAGGATGGTGGTTCCGCTCGCGTCGCCGACATCGCCGAAATTGAACACGATCTGCTCGGCCGTTTAGTGGTCGCGGGTGGTGCGATGGAAAACCTCGTATCTGCCGATCGCATTCAATCGACCTTCTTACCCAACGCCACCTCTGCGGCCAAATACGCGGGCACCAGCTATGGCTTCCCGGTAAGCTACGCCACGTTAGCGCTGTTTTACAACAAAGATCTGCTGCCAACTGCGCCAAAAACCTTTGAAGAGATCATCGATTTTGGCAAAGGGTTTAACAACGCCAAAGAGAACAAATACGCGCTACTGTGGGATATTCAGAACTACTATGAATCACGCATGTTCTTAACCCTGTACGGTGCCTACGAGTTTGGCAAAGGCGGCACCGATGCCAAAGATCTCGGCATCAACTCGCCACTGGCGCAGCAGGGCATGAGCGCGATGAAAACGCTCAAAGCCGCGAACAACTCCAACCCGGTCGACATGCGCAATCCGCAGGTGCGTCGTGGCCTGTTTGGTGAGGGCAAAGTCGCCGCGATTATCGATGGTCCATGGGCAATTCAAGGCTATGACAACAGTGGCGTCAATTATGGCGTCGTGCCCATCCCAACCTTTGAAGGCAAACAGCCGCGTACCTTTTCAACCGTACGCCTGGCGGTCGTATCCTCGTACAGTGAGTACCCGAAAGCAGCGCAGCTGTTTGCCGACTACCTCAGTTCGGACAAAATGCTGATGAAGCGCTATCAGATGACCAAATCCATCCCGCCGGTAGAGAGTCTGATGGAGAAAATCATTGTCGATGCAGATGAAGCGACCTACGCGATCATCGCGCAAGGCTTCTACTCTGACGCAATGCCATCGATTCCGGAAATGGGCTACCTGTGGTCACCGATGGCCAGTGCCATCACCGCGATGTGGGTCAACGATCAAACGCCCAAGCAGGTACTTGATCACGCTAAAGCGATCATTGAAGAGCAGATCGCGTTTCAGGAGTAG
- a CDS encoding porin — protein sequence MKRTLISVSVAAALALSFPTLAASERGMDSDTGFLDEAMQFGGHVGTSLEYEDKVTDGFNGNKKKEKTTTHEVFGVYYNNARWNLSALYGLKLENRQQREPGYSETEEGVKQLFSLNKGFDLGNGWATGAIYELEYTRSKRFSAYVSGLRKEVAEHSFRPYLTYFSNEHNWGFYSNLEYLYSKEERGVEGDRTEDGYSLLFKPYKRFGNWELGVELYYQIKDNEDRQANGTINEISDFNEKYIEPIVQYSFDDAGVLYARVRVGENETNNAANSGDKSDYFKDIRKATLGYEQAVGDNWLLKGEYEYANEVEEKSIMTQWDKKDESELKQHTVYLQALYRF from the coding sequence GTGAAAAGAACGTTAATTTCCGTCTCCGTAGCGGCGGCGCTTGCTCTCTCTTTCCCTACTCTTGCCGCCAGTGAGCGTGGCATGGACTCTGACACCGGTTTCCTTGACGAAGCGATGCAGTTTGGCGGCCATGTGGGCACCTCTCTTGAATACGAAGATAAGGTGACCGATGGCTTCAACGGCAACAAGAAAAAGGAAAAAACCACCACCCATGAAGTGTTTGGCGTCTACTACAACAACGCCCGCTGGAACCTTAGCGCGCTCTATGGCTTAAAACTCGAAAATCGTCAGCAGCGTGAACCGGGGTATAGCGAAACTGAAGAAGGTGTTAAGCAGCTTTTCTCCCTCAATAAGGGCTTTGATCTCGGTAATGGTTGGGCTACTGGTGCTATTTATGAGCTGGAGTACACCCGTAGCAAACGTTTTTCAGCTTATGTGAGTGGCCTGCGTAAAGAGGTTGCAGAGCACAGTTTCCGACCTTATTTGACCTACTTTAGCAATGAGCATAACTGGGGTTTCTACTCCAACCTCGAATATCTCTACAGCAAAGAAGAGCGAGGTGTCGAAGGTGATCGCACCGAAGATGGTTACAGCTTGCTGTTTAAACCTTATAAGCGCTTTGGCAACTGGGAGTTAGGCGTCGAGCTTTACTACCAAATCAAAGACAATGAAGATCGCCAAGCCAACGGCACTATCAATGAAATCAGTGATTTCAATGAAAAATACATCGAACCGATTGTGCAATATAGCTTCGACGATGCGGGTGTACTTTATGCACGTGTTCGCGTTGGTGAAAACGAAACTAACAATGCAGCCAACAGCGGCGATAAATCGGATTACTTCAAAGACATTCGTAAAGCGACCTTGGGCTATGAACAGGCGGTGGGCGATAACTGGTTGCTAAAAGGCGAATATGAGTACGCGAACGAAGTAGAAGAAAAAAGTATCATGACGCAGTGGGATAAGAAAGACGAGAGTGAGCTCAAACAGCACACCGTTTATCTTCAAGCTTTATACCGTTTCTAA
- the lpxD gene encoding UDP-3-O-(3-hydroxymyristoyl)glucosamine N-acyltransferase, with amino-acid sequence MLSVSEIAQSLSGRVEGDTSLVVDTIRPVVSDIRGGLAVVFARSDLKQLSETSADVLVGPAAILQSPAKAHIVIDHLDVEKINSLLRFYKVHKYQLFDQGNTSTIDGVYIGKHCQIGQGCHFMPGVRIMNGVTIGNNVAIHANTVIKEGTVIGNNVIIDSNNSIGNYSFEYMSGKDGSYQRVESIGRVIIEDDVEIGCNNTIDRGTLGDTVIGKGSKIDNQVQIGHDCRIGKHCLIISQCGFAGHTVLGDHVVVHGQVGTAGHIHIGSHSVIKAKSGVSHSCPPGSDLFGYPAKESKAYYRNLAVLNKLTQHYEQLKKSPPEQKRWFARLFDKKSA; translated from the coding sequence ATGCTGAGTGTTTCAGAAATTGCGCAAAGTTTATCGGGTCGAGTGGAGGGGGATACCTCGCTGGTGGTGGACACCATACGTCCAGTGGTCAGTGATATCCGTGGCGGCCTTGCCGTGGTCTTTGCCCGCTCGGATCTTAAACAGCTTTCTGAAACCTCAGCCGATGTGCTGGTCGGCCCGGCGGCGATTTTACAAAGCCCAGCCAAAGCACACATAGTGATTGACCACTTAGATGTGGAGAAAATCAATTCGCTGCTGCGCTTTTATAAAGTGCATAAATATCAGCTATTTGATCAAGGTAACACATCAACCATTGATGGGGTATATATCGGCAAACATTGCCAGATAGGGCAGGGATGCCATTTTATGCCCGGCGTACGCATTATGAACGGCGTGACCATTGGTAACAACGTGGCGATTCACGCCAATACGGTGATCAAAGAGGGCACGGTGATCGGCAATAACGTCATCATCGACTCCAACAACTCGATTGGCAACTACAGCTTTGAGTACATGTCTGGCAAAGATGGCAGTTATCAGCGCGTGGAAAGTATTGGCCGCGTCATCATTGAAGATGACGTGGAGATCGGCTGTAACAACACCATCGATCGCGGCACACTGGGCGACACTGTGATTGGCAAAGGCAGCAAAATCGACAATCAAGTGCAAATTGGCCACGACTGCCGCATTGGTAAGCACTGTTTGATCATCTCTCAATGCGGTTTCGCCGGGCACACCGTGCTGGGCGATCACGTGGTGGTGCATGGCCAAGTCGGCACCGCCGGACACATTCACATCGGCAGCCATTCGGTGATCAAAGCCAAATCGGGGGTGAGCCACTCTTGCCCGCCGGGCAGTGATCTGTTTGGTTATCCGGCCAAAGAGTCTAAAGCCTATTACCGCAATCTTGCGGTGCTGAACAAACTGACTCAGCACTATGAGCAGTTGAAAAAATCGCCACCTGAGCAAAAGCGCTGGTTTGCCCGTCTGTTTGACAAGAAATCGGCCTAA
- the ugpC gene encoding sn-glycerol-3-phosphate ABC transporter ATP-binding protein UgpC, protein MATVSLRKVEKKYENGFKAVHGIDLDIREGEFMVFVGPSGCAKSTTLRMIAGLESISGGEIRIGNKVVNDLPPKDRGIAMVFQNYALYPHKTVFDNMAFGLKMQKRPKDEIKRRVEEAAEKLEITDLLYRKPKEMSGGQRQRVAVGRAIVRKPDVFLFDEPLSNLDAKLRVSMRVKIAQLHQSLKEEGNPATMIYVTHDQTEALTLGDRICVLNQGKIMQVDTPANLYNYPANKFVASFIGSPAMNLIDTVIREENGQLYVEIGNGLRMFIPVEKQKALSEYVDKPVCFGIRPEHIRVAAPGDTINAVEGILTVVENMGNEKYLYFKVGGKELIARVNDQTITTADIGKPMRFNLNTAFCHIFDFYSEKNLTNNRE, encoded by the coding sequence ATGGCGACGGTTAGCTTACGTAAAGTAGAAAAAAAATATGAGAACGGTTTTAAAGCTGTCCATGGCATAGATCTGGATATTCGCGAAGGCGAATTTATGGTGTTTGTCGGGCCATCGGGCTGCGCAAAATCGACCACCTTGCGCATGATAGCGGGGCTGGAAAGCATCTCGGGCGGTGAGATCCGCATTGGCAACAAAGTGGTAAACGACTTGCCACCCAAAGATCGCGGCATCGCGATGGTGTTTCAAAACTACGCGCTCTACCCGCACAAAACCGTGTTTGACAACATGGCCTTTGGTTTGAAAATGCAAAAGCGGCCGAAAGATGAAATCAAGCGCCGCGTGGAAGAGGCGGCTGAAAAATTGGAGATCACCGATCTTTTGTATCGCAAGCCGAAGGAGATGTCTGGTGGTCAGCGCCAGCGCGTAGCGGTTGGGCGCGCGATTGTGCGTAAGCCAGATGTCTTCCTGTTTGACGAGCCGCTGTCCAACCTAGATGCCAAACTGCGCGTTTCGATGCGGGTGAAAATCGCCCAATTGCATCAATCGCTCAAAGAAGAGGGCAATCCTGCGACCATGATCTACGTGACGCACGATCAGACCGAAGCGCTCACGCTTGGCGATCGCATCTGCGTACTCAACCAAGGCAAGATCATGCAGGTTGATACCCCCGCCAACCTCTACAACTATCCGGCTAACAAATTTGTTGCAAGCTTTATCGGCTCTCCGGCGATGAACCTGATTGATACGGTGATCCGCGAGGAAAATGGCCAGCTCTATGTTGAAATTGGCAATGGCCTGCGCATGTTCATTCCGGTGGAAAAGCAGAAAGCGCTCAGCGAATACGTGGATAAACCGGTTTGCTTTGGCATTCGCCCAGAACACATTCGTGTTGCCGCGCCGGGTGACACCATTAACGCCGTCGAGGGCATTTTGACGGTGGTCGAAAACATGGGCAACGAGAAGTACCTCTACTTCAAAGTGGGAGGCAAGGAGCTGATCGCGCGTGTGAACGATCAAACCATCACTACTGCTGACATCGGCAAACCGATGCGCTTCAACCTCAATACCGCCTTCTGCCACATCTTCGATTTCTACAGTGAAAAGAATCTAACCAACAACCGGGAATAG